The following are from one region of the Arcobacter defluvii genome:
- a CDS encoding acetyl-CoA carboxylase biotin carboxylase subunit, whose protein sequence is MAEIKKILIANRGEIVQRAVRTIREMGKKSVAIYSAGDKNASYLKHADEAVCIGGAKSSESYLNIPAIITAAEMTGCDAIFPGYGFLSENQDFVEICRLHNIKFIGPSVEVMEKMADKSKAKEEMIKAGVPVVPGSKGSVHSVTEGKKVAAEIGYPIMAKAAAGGGGRGMRLIKEESEFEQLFMAASSEALAAFGDGTMYLERFINNPRHIEVQVVGDSHGNAIHIGERDCSLQRRHQKVIEESPAILLNDETRSKLHDVAVKATKYLKYEGAGTFEFLADDKQNIYFMEMNTRLQVEHPVSEMVSGIDIVELMIKVAEGEKVPPQESIKFRGHAIECRITAEDPNTFLPCPGKITQWMVPGGRNVRVDSHIYTNYVVPPYYDSMIGKLIVWGRDRNKAINIMKRALNEFEVEGIKTTIPFHQKMMQNEDFISNNYDTKYLENYKGLDEL, encoded by the coding sequence ATGGCAGAAATTAAAAAAATTTTAATAGCTAACAGAGGAGAAATCGTTCAAAGAGCTGTTAGAACAATAAGAGAAATGGGAAAAAAATCAGTTGCCATTTATAGTGCTGGTGATAAAAATGCATCATATTTAAAACATGCAGATGAAGCTGTATGTATTGGTGGTGCAAAATCAAGTGAGTCATACTTAAATATACCAGCAATTATTACAGCTGCAGAAATGACAGGTTGTGATGCTATTTTCCCAGGATATGGATTTTTATCTGAAAATCAAGATTTTGTTGAAATATGTAGATTACATAATATTAAATTTATTGGTCCATCTGTTGAAGTAATGGAAAAAATGGCAGATAAATCAAAAGCAAAAGAAGAGATGATTAAAGCTGGAGTTCCAGTAGTTCCAGGAAGTAAAGGTTCTGTTCATTCTGTAACTGAAGGTAAAAAAGTTGCTGCTGAAATTGGTTATCCAATTATGGCAAAAGCTGCTGCTGGTGGTGGAGGAAGAGGAATGAGACTTATTAAAGAAGAATCAGAATTTGAACAACTGTTTATGGCAGCATCAAGTGAAGCACTTGCAGCATTTGGTGATGGAACAATGTATCTTGAAAGATTTATTAATAATCCAAGACACATTGAGGTTCAAGTTGTTGGTGATTCTCATGGTAATGCTATTCATATTGGGGAAAGAGATTGTTCATTACAAAGAAGACATCAAAAAGTTATCGAAGAATCACCTGCAATTTTATTAAATGATGAAACTAGATCAAAACTTCATGATGTTGCTGTAAAAGCTACTAAATATTTAAAATATGAAGGTGCTGGAACTTTTGAATTTTTAGCTGATGACAAACAAAATATTTATTTTATGGAAATGAATACAAGACTTCAAGTTGAGCATCCAGTTTCTGAAATGGTTTCAGGTATTGATATTGTTGAACTTATGATTAAAGTTGCTGAAGGTGAAAAAGTTCCTCCTCAAGAATCAATTAAATTTAGAGGTCATGCTATTGAGTGTAGAATTACTGCAGAAGATCCAAATACATTTTTACCATGTCCAGGTAAAATAACACAATGGATGGTTCCAGGGGGAAGAAATGTAAGAGTTGATTCTCATATCTATACAAACTATGTAGTTCCTCCTTATTATGATTCAATGATTGGAAAATTAATTGTTTGGGGAAGAGATAGAAATAAAGCTATAAATATTATGAAAAGAGCTTTAAATGAGTTTGAAGTAGAAGGAATTAAAACAACTATTCCATTCCATCAAAAAATGATGCAAAATGAAGATTTTATTTCAAATAATTATGACACTAAATATCTAGAAAATTATAAAGGTCTAGATGAATTATAA
- a CDS encoding deoxycytidylate deaminase gives MLNDQSFINIAREIALASKCVSKQVGAVIVKDGRILSTGYNGTPAGYINCSEHWNDEYTKDHHEWSKTYEIHAEMNAIIWAARKGISIEGGTIYVTLEPCSECSKNLIASGIKRIVYEKAYEHTNSEIISKFIKDNGVIIEQISL, from the coding sequence ATGTTAAACGATCAAAGTTTTATAAACATAGCAAGAGAGATTGCACTTGCTTCAAAATGCGTATCAAAACAAGTAGGAGCAGTGATTGTAAAAGATGGAAGAATCCTTTCAACTGGTTACAATGGTACACCTGCTGGTTATATAAATTGCAGTGAACATTGGAATGATGAATATACAAAAGATCATCATGAATGGTCAAAAACTTATGAAATTCATGCAGAAATGAATGCAATAATTTGGGCAGCAAGAAAAGGAATTTCAATTGAAGGTGGAACAATTTATGTAACTTTAGAGCCTTGTAGTGAATGTTCAAAAAATTTAATTGCAAGTGGAATAAAAAGAATTGTTTATGAAAAAGCTTATGAACATACAAATTCTGAAATTATTTCAAAATTCATAAAAGATAATGGTGTAATTATCGAACAAATTTCTTTATAG
- a CDS encoding lactate utilization protein B codes for MSTNHNHSDNATKFVANDERMHWHDQALWFVREKRDKASKSIPEWEQLREYANQIKTHTMANLDKYLLEFEKNATEKGITVHFACDAQEHNEIVHKILSENNVKKIVKSKSMLTEECHLNPYLESRGIEVIDTDLGERIVQLRNEPPSHIVLPAIHLKKSDVSDTFHEKLGTQKGNYDPTYLTRAARAALREDFLTADAGLTGVNFAIANTGGVVVCTNEGNADMGASVPKLHIASMGIEKIIPRLEDLGVFTRLLARSATGQPITSYTSHFHGSIEGGKMHIIIVDNKRTQFLSSTKNKRALNCIRCGACMNTCPVYRRSGGHSYEYVIPGPIGSILGSARHPELHNSLPFACTLCGSCSNVCPVKIDLDSQLYSLRQDLGNMDLIDSKKKMAMKVTTWLMSKPALFEIAGKMARVIVPKLPNFILYNKANVWGKQRDLPKFPEKSFKEMFKEGELDD; via the coding sequence ATGAGTACAAATCACAACCACTCAGATAATGCAACAAAGTTTGTAGCTAATGATGAAAGAATGCATTGGCATGACCAAGCATTATGGTTTGTAAGAGAAAAAAGAGACAAAGCTAGTAAATCTATTCCTGAATGGGAACAATTAAGAGAATATGCAAATCAAATAAAAACTCATACAATGGCTAATTTAGATAAATATCTATTAGAATTTGAGAAAAATGCTACAGAAAAAGGAATTACAGTTCACTTTGCATGTGATGCACAAGAGCACAATGAAATCGTTCACAAAATTTTAAGTGAAAACAATGTAAAAAAAATCGTTAAATCAAAATCAATGCTAACAGAAGAGTGTCACTTAAATCCTTACTTAGAAAGTAGAGGAATTGAAGTAATTGATACAGATTTAGGTGAAAGAATCGTTCAACTAAGAAATGAACCACCTTCACATATAGTTCTTCCAGCAATTCACTTAAAGAAATCAGATGTTTCTGATACTTTCCATGAAAAACTAGGAACCCAAAAAGGAAACTATGACCCAACTTATCTTACACGAGCTGCAAGGGCCGCGCTTAGAGAAGATTTTCTAACAGCAGATGCAGGATTAACAGGAGTTAATTTCGCAATTGCAAACACTGGTGGTGTTGTAGTTTGTACAAATGAAGGAAATGCTGATATGGGAGCAAGTGTTCCTAAACTTCATATTGCTTCAATGGGTATTGAAAAAATTATTCCAAGACTTGAAGATTTAGGCGTATTTACAAGATTACTTGCACGTAGTGCAACAGGACAACCAATTACTTCATATACTTCACATTTTCACGGAAGTATCGAGGGTGGAAAAATGCACATAATTATAGTTGATAATAAAAGAACTCAATTTTTAAGTTCAACAAAAAATAAAAGAGCATTAAATTGTATTAGATGTGGTGCTTGTATGAATACATGTCCTGTTTATAGAAGAAGTGGTGGTCACTCGTATGAGTATGTAATTCCTGGACCAATTGGTTCTATTTTAGGAAGTGCAAGACATCCAGAACTTCATAACTCTTTACCGTTTGCATGTACATTATGTGGTTCATGTTCAAATGTATGTCCAGTTAAAATTGATTTAGATTCACAACTTTATAGCCTAAGACAAGATTTAGGAAATATGGATTTAATTGATAGTAAAAAGAAAATGGCTATGAAAGTAACCACTTGGCTTATGAGTAAACCAGCTTTATTTGAAATTGCTGGAAAAATGGCAAGAGTAATAGTTCCAAAACTACCAAATTTCATACTTTACAATAAAGCAAATGTATGGGGAAAACAAAGAGATTTACCAAAATTCCCAGAAAAAAGCTTTAAAGAGATGTTTAAAGAAGGAGAATTAGATGACTAG
- a CDS encoding class I SAM-dependent methyltransferase translates to MSKKDNTLFYQKAIKEYGVSAEGVHWNSKYTQYKRFEILTTFIKDIKKSTLIDAGCGFGEYYNYLIKNNKEPKSYIGIDCEDIMINIASKRFENIIFKKQNILIDNLKISDYYVCSGAMNILDKEEVFLFIKKCFEASNKAYAFNFLKNDSLTTIQINEILSFCKTLTNNIEIKEYYLENDISILLKK, encoded by the coding sequence ATGTCAAAAAAAGATAACACTCTATTTTATCAAAAAGCTATAAAAGAATATGGAGTTAGTGCAGAAGGTGTACATTGGAACTCTAAATATACTCAATATAAAAGGTTTGAAATATTAACAACTTTTATAAAAGATATAAAAAAATCAACTCTTATAGATGCAGGCTGTGGTTTTGGAGAATATTATAATTATTTAATAAAAAATAACAAAGAACCAAAAAGTTATATAGGTATTGATTGTGAAGATATAATGATAAATATAGCATCAAAAAGATTTGAAAATATAATATTTAAAAAACAAAATATTTTAATAGATAATCTAAAAATATCTGATTATTATGTTTGTAGTGGAGCTATGAATATCTTAGATAAAGAAGAAGTATTTTTATTTATAAAAAAATGCTTTGAAGCTTCAAATAAAGCTTATGCTTTTAATTTTTTGAAAAATGATTCCCTTACAACCATCCAAATAAATGAGATTTTATCTTTTTGTAAAACTCTAACTAATAACATAGAAATAAAAGAATATTATTTAGAAAATGATATATCTATATTATTAAAAAAATAA
- the accB gene encoding acetyl-CoA carboxylase biotin carboxyl carrier protein produces MDFKDIKELIRVFDKSELNKLKVKEGEFEISMQRGFEGVVTTVSATPAVAAPVAAISAPVSTTSVVSTDTATTTKSGDFINSPMVGTFYSSPSPESPAFVNVGDTIKKGQTLCILEAMKIMNEVEAEFNCKILEILVKDGSPVEYDMPIFVVEKL; encoded by the coding sequence ATGGATTTTAAAGACATCAAAGAATTAATAAGAGTTTTCGATAAAAGCGAACTTAACAAATTAAAAGTTAAAGAGGGTGAATTCGAAATTTCTATGCAAAGAGGTTTTGAAGGTGTTGTAACTACTGTGTCAGCAACTCCTGCAGTTGCAGCTCCTGTTGCAGCAATTAGTGCACCAGTTTCAACTACAAGTGTTGTTTCAACTGATACGGCAACTACAACTAAAAGTGGAGATTTTATCAATTCACCAATGGTTGGTACATTTTATTCATCACCATCTCCTGAATCTCCAGCATTTGTAAATGTAGGTGATACTATTAAAAAAGGTCAAACACTTTGTATTTTAGAAGCAATGAAAATTATGAATGAAGTTGAAGCTGAATTTAATTGTAAAATTTTAGAGATTTTAGTAAAAGATGGTTCTCCTGTTGAGTATGATATGCCAATTTTTGTTGTTGAAAAATTATAA
- a CDS encoding (Fe-S)-binding protein — protein MKIGLFIPCFMNELYPDICKATYKLLKNQGLNIEYPLSQTCCGQPMANSGCSKDVKTLAINFVKTFKDYDYIVAPSGSCVSMVKEHYAEFFNDDKDFNKVKTSIYEVCEFLHDVIKLENIKFDHSFPYKVGVHNSCHGHRVLKLATASELNIPYNSKLKNLLNKVNDIELVTLRREDECCGFGGTFSVAEEAISVAMGKDRIKDHLDSSAAIITGADMSCLMHMDGIINRDKNPIKVMHIVEILAGVRP, from the coding sequence ATGAAAATTGGTTTATTTATTCCATGTTTTATGAATGAATTGTATCCAGACATTTGTAAAGCTACATACAAACTACTAAAAAATCAGGGATTAAACATAGAATATCCTCTAAGTCAAACTTGCTGCGGACAACCTATGGCAAACTCTGGCTGTTCAAAAGATGTAAAGACTTTAGCTATAAATTTTGTGAAAACATTTAAAGATTATGATTACATTGTAGCACCAAGTGGTTCATGTGTTTCAATGGTAAAAGAGCATTATGCAGAATTTTTTAATGACGATAAAGATTTTAATAAAGTAAAAACTTCAATTTATGAAGTTTGTGAATTTTTACATGATGTAATTAAACTTGAAAATATAAAATTTGACCACTCTTTCCCTTATAAAGTAGGAGTTCACAACTCTTGTCATGGACATAGAGTTTTAAAACTTGCAACTGCAAGTGAACTTAATATTCCTTATAATTCAAAATTAAAAAACCTATTAAATAAAGTAAATGATATTGAATTAGTTACATTAAGAAGAGAAGATGAATGTTGTGGATTTGGTGGGACATTTAGTGTTGCAGAAGAAGCCATTTCAGTAGCAATGGGAAAAGATAGAATAAAAGATCACTTAGATTCATCTGCAGCAATTATTACAGGTGCTGATATGTCATGTCTTATGCATATGGATGGAATTATAAATAGAGATAAAAATCCTATAAAAGTTATGCATATAGTTGAAATTCTTGCAGGAGTTCGACCATGA